One region of Corvus hawaiiensis isolate bCorHaw1 chromosome 12, bCorHaw1.pri.cur, whole genome shotgun sequence genomic DNA includes:
- the CDH5 gene encoding cadherin-5 isoform X2: MSHFILLFSLFLAPAFADGGSQKSTQNLCSNYVSHKRQKRDWIWNQMHIKEEIDTPLPHHVGKITSSVRNNNAKYIIEGEYANTIFKVEETSGDVYAFERLDREKKAEYELTALIIDRTNNRSLERPSKFIIKVYDINDNAPVFVQKVFNGSVPEMSPVGTSVTKVTAVDADDPTVSGHATVTYQVTKGGEYFTIDDSGVIYTKEPNLDRETKSTYEIVVQAKDAPGFSGDSSTATVIITLSDINDNFPVFKHPSFHFKVPENISVGGEVGRVKVEDIDEPQHRNTRYSFIQGEFRDTFDIVANPYTNEGIIRPKKPLDFETVAEYRFSIEATDPTVNLRHFKPGNPRSISRVTIEVTDVDEPPVFTKLPYEFKVRENHAEVKTLGSVHAEDPDAAKRKIRYIQRRASPNGDYVRVSNNGVIQLPKPLDREFSSSYNITVAAVEILEDGRLSDRESHAHVHVIVDDVNDNAPELVSPEEPRVCENAAPGKVIVRISAVDKDETSPRGFFRYLLATEDSNFSLAENYDNTANITVKYGQFNRELAKFHYLPVLISDNGDPDLTSTNTLVISVCKCNEKGNFTFCEERAKQVGVSIQALVAIFVCIFTIIVIALLILLRKRHKKDLSGLGRNVAEIHEQLVTYDEEGGGEMDTTSYDVSVLNSVRKNGLKAEAAPSLYAQVQKPPENITPGAGGMEMMIEVKKDEADNDRDLLPYDTLHIYGYEGAESIAESLSSLGSGSSDSDIDYDFLNDWGPRFKMLAELYGSEPSEDFVY, from the exons ATGAGCCACTTTATTCTACTTTTCTCATTGTTCCTGGCTCCAGCATTTGCTGATGGAGGAAGCCAGAAATCAACCCAAAACCTTTGTTCAAACTATGTCAGCCACAAGCGCCAGAAGAGAGACTGGATATGGAACCAAATGCACATCAAGGAAGAGATTGATACACCTTTGCCACACCATGTTGGCAAG ATCACATCCAGTGTAAGGAACAACAACGCCAAGTACATCATAGAGGGTGAATATGCCAACACCATTTTCAAGGTGGAGGAGACCAGTGGGGACGTCTACGCCTTCGAGAGGCTGGACAGGGAGAAGAAGGCAGAGTATGAGCTGACAGCCCTCATTATTGACAGAACAAACAACAGGTCACTGGAACGCCCCTCCAAATTCATCATCAAGGTGTATGATATCAACGACAATGCCCCTGTGTTTGTACAAAAGGTGTTCAATGGATCTGTCCCAGAAATGTCACCAGTAG GAACCTCAGTCACCAAAGTGACAGCTGTGGATGCTGATGACCCAACAGTGTCAGGTCATGCCACAGTGACCTACCAAGTCACTAAAGGAGGCGAATATTTCACCATTGATGACTCTG GAGTGATTTATACAAAAGAGCCTAATTTAGACAGAGAGACTAAATCAACGTACGAGATTGTTGTTCAAGCCAAAGATGCTCCGGGGTTTTCTGGGgattccagcacagccacagtgaTCATCACTCTGTCCGACATCAACGACAACTTCCCAGTGTTCAAACACC CGTCTTTTCACTTTAAAGTTcctgaaaacatttcagtggGAGGAGAAGTTGGCAGAGTCAAAGTAGAAGATATTGATGAACCACAACACAGAAATACAAGATACAGCTTTATCCAAGGAGAGTTCAGGGACACCTTTGACATTGTAGCCAATCCATACACAAATGAAGGAATCATTAGGCCAAAGAAG CCCCTGGACTTCGAAACAGTAGCAGAATACAGGTTTAGCATTGAAGCAACAGACCCCACCGTTAACCTTCGCCATTTCAAACCTGGCAACCCCCGGAGCATCTCCAGAGTCACCATCGAAGTCACCGATGTGGATGAGCCTCCTGTCTTTACTAAACTCCCATATGAATTTAAAGTGAGGGAAAACCATGCAGAAGTAAAAACACTTGGTTCCGTTCATGCAGAGGACCCCGACGCTGCTAAACGGAAAATCAG aTACATTCAGCGTAGAGCTAGCCCTAATGGAGACTACGTCAGGGTATCCAATAATGGAGTTATTCAGCTTCCCAAGCCTCTGGACAGAGAATTCAGCTCCTCATACAACATCACTGTAGCAGCTGTGGAGATCCTTGAAGATG GCCGTCTTTCCGACAGAGAGTCACATGCCCACGTTCACGTCATAGTTGATGACGTAAATGACAATGCTCCAGAACTTGTTTCTCCCGAGGAACCCCGAGTGTGTGAAAATGCTGCACCAGGAAAG GTGATCGTCAGGATTTCAGCTGTTGACAAGGATGAGACATCACCCAGAGGTTTCTTCAGATACCTACTGGCCACAGAAGATAGCAACTTCTCCCTGGCTGAGAACTACG ATAACACCGCTAACATCACTGTCAAATACGGGCAGTTTAATCGGGAACTTGCCAAATTCCACTACCTGCCTGTCCTCATCTCAGACAACGGCGACCCTGACCTCACCAGCACAAACACTCTTGTCATCAGTGTCTGCAAGTGCAACGAGAAAGGCAACTTCACTTTCTGTGAGGAGAGGGCAAAGCAGGTCGGCGTCAGCATACAAGCACTGGTGGCAATTTTTGTCTGCATCTTCACAATCATTG TAATTGCATTGCTGATCCTGCTAAGAAAGAGGCACAAGAAGGATCTGAGCGGCCTCGGGAGGAACGTGGCAGAGATCCACGAGCAGCTGGTCACCTACGACGAGGAGGGAGGTGGTGAGATGGACACCACCAGCTATGACGTGTCTGTGCTCAACTCCGTCCGCAAGAACGGCCTGAAGGCGGAAGCCGCTCCCTCTCTGTATGCACAGGTCCAGAAGCCCCCTGAAAACATCACCCCTGGAGCTGGGGGGATGGAGATGATGATTGAGGTGAAGAAGGATGAGGCTGACAACGACAGGGATTTGCTGCCCTACGACACTCTGCACATCTACGGCTACGAAGGCGCCGAGTCCATCGCGGAGTCCCTCAGCTCTCTGGGCTCGGGCTCCTCAGACTCAGACATTGATTATGACTTTCTCAACGACTGGGGACCCAGGTTCAAGATGCTGGCTGAGCTCTATGGATCAGAACCAAGTGAAGATTTTGTGTATTAA
- the CDH5 gene encoding cadherin-5 isoform X1 codes for MSHFILLFSLFLAPAFADGGSQKSTQNLCSNYVSHKRQKRDWIWNQMHIKEEIDTPLPHHVGKITSSVRNNNAKYIIEGEYANTIFKVEETSGDVYAFERLDREKKAEYELTALIIDRTNNRSLERPSKFIIKVYDINDNAPVFVQKVFNGSVPEMSPVGTSVTKVTAVDADDPTVSGHATVTYQVTKGGEYFTIDDSGVIYTKEPNLDRETKSTYEIVVQAKDAPGFSGDSSTATVIITLSDINDNFPVFKHPSFHFKVPENISVGGEVGRVKVEDIDEPQHRNTRYSFIQGEFRDTFDIVANPYTNEGIIRPKKPLDFETVAEYRFSIEATDPTVNLRHFKPGNPRSISRVTIEVTDVDEPPVFTKLPYEFKVRENHAEVKTLGSVHAEDPDAAKRKIRYIQRRASPNGDYVRVSNNGVIQLPKPLDREFSSSYNITVAAVEILEDGRLSDRESHAHVHVIVDDVNDNAPELVSPEEPRVCENAAPGKVIVRISAVDKDETSPRGFFRYLLATEDSNFSLAENYDNTANITVKYGQFNRELAKFHYLPVLISDNGDPDLTSTNTLVISVCKCNEKGNFTFCEERAKQVGVSIQALVAIFVCIFTIIVSFAVIALLILLRKRHKKDLSGLGRNVAEIHEQLVTYDEEGGGEMDTTSYDVSVLNSVRKNGLKAEAAPSLYAQVQKPPENITPGAGGMEMMIEVKKDEADNDRDLLPYDTLHIYGYEGAESIAESLSSLGSGSSDSDIDYDFLNDWGPRFKMLAELYGSEPSEDFVY; via the exons ATGAGCCACTTTATTCTACTTTTCTCATTGTTCCTGGCTCCAGCATTTGCTGATGGAGGAAGCCAGAAATCAACCCAAAACCTTTGTTCAAACTATGTCAGCCACAAGCGCCAGAAGAGAGACTGGATATGGAACCAAATGCACATCAAGGAAGAGATTGATACACCTTTGCCACACCATGTTGGCAAG ATCACATCCAGTGTAAGGAACAACAACGCCAAGTACATCATAGAGGGTGAATATGCCAACACCATTTTCAAGGTGGAGGAGACCAGTGGGGACGTCTACGCCTTCGAGAGGCTGGACAGGGAGAAGAAGGCAGAGTATGAGCTGACAGCCCTCATTATTGACAGAACAAACAACAGGTCACTGGAACGCCCCTCCAAATTCATCATCAAGGTGTATGATATCAACGACAATGCCCCTGTGTTTGTACAAAAGGTGTTCAATGGATCTGTCCCAGAAATGTCACCAGTAG GAACCTCAGTCACCAAAGTGACAGCTGTGGATGCTGATGACCCAACAGTGTCAGGTCATGCCACAGTGACCTACCAAGTCACTAAAGGAGGCGAATATTTCACCATTGATGACTCTG GAGTGATTTATACAAAAGAGCCTAATTTAGACAGAGAGACTAAATCAACGTACGAGATTGTTGTTCAAGCCAAAGATGCTCCGGGGTTTTCTGGGgattccagcacagccacagtgaTCATCACTCTGTCCGACATCAACGACAACTTCCCAGTGTTCAAACACC CGTCTTTTCACTTTAAAGTTcctgaaaacatttcagtggGAGGAGAAGTTGGCAGAGTCAAAGTAGAAGATATTGATGAACCACAACACAGAAATACAAGATACAGCTTTATCCAAGGAGAGTTCAGGGACACCTTTGACATTGTAGCCAATCCATACACAAATGAAGGAATCATTAGGCCAAAGAAG CCCCTGGACTTCGAAACAGTAGCAGAATACAGGTTTAGCATTGAAGCAACAGACCCCACCGTTAACCTTCGCCATTTCAAACCTGGCAACCCCCGGAGCATCTCCAGAGTCACCATCGAAGTCACCGATGTGGATGAGCCTCCTGTCTTTACTAAACTCCCATATGAATTTAAAGTGAGGGAAAACCATGCAGAAGTAAAAACACTTGGTTCCGTTCATGCAGAGGACCCCGACGCTGCTAAACGGAAAATCAG aTACATTCAGCGTAGAGCTAGCCCTAATGGAGACTACGTCAGGGTATCCAATAATGGAGTTATTCAGCTTCCCAAGCCTCTGGACAGAGAATTCAGCTCCTCATACAACATCACTGTAGCAGCTGTGGAGATCCTTGAAGATG GCCGTCTTTCCGACAGAGAGTCACATGCCCACGTTCACGTCATAGTTGATGACGTAAATGACAATGCTCCAGAACTTGTTTCTCCCGAGGAACCCCGAGTGTGTGAAAATGCTGCACCAGGAAAG GTGATCGTCAGGATTTCAGCTGTTGACAAGGATGAGACATCACCCAGAGGTTTCTTCAGATACCTACTGGCCACAGAAGATAGCAACTTCTCCCTGGCTGAGAACTACG ATAACACCGCTAACATCACTGTCAAATACGGGCAGTTTAATCGGGAACTTGCCAAATTCCACTACCTGCCTGTCCTCATCTCAGACAACGGCGACCCTGACCTCACCAGCACAAACACTCTTGTCATCAGTGTCTGCAAGTGCAACGAGAAAGGCAACTTCACTTTCTGTGAGGAGAGGGCAAAGCAGGTCGGCGTCAGCATACAAGCACTGGTGGCAATTTTTGTCTGCATCTTCACAATCATTG TTTCCTTTGCAGTAATTGCATTGCTGATCCTGCTAAGAAAGAGGCACAAGAAGGATCTGAGCGGCCTCGGGAGGAACGTGGCAGAGATCCACGAGCAGCTGGTCACCTACGACGAGGAGGGAGGTGGTGAGATGGACACCACCAGCTATGACGTGTCTGTGCTCAACTCCGTCCGCAAGAACGGCCTGAAGGCGGAAGCCGCTCCCTCTCTGTATGCACAGGTCCAGAAGCCCCCTGAAAACATCACCCCTGGAGCTGGGGGGATGGAGATGATGATTGAGGTGAAGAAGGATGAGGCTGACAACGACAGGGATTTGCTGCCCTACGACACTCTGCACATCTACGGCTACGAAGGCGCCGAGTCCATCGCGGAGTCCCTCAGCTCTCTGGGCTCGGGCTCCTCAGACTCAGACATTGATTATGACTTTCTCAACGACTGGGGACCCAGGTTCAAGATGCTGGCTGAGCTCTATGGATCAGAACCAAGTGAAGATTTTGTGTATTAA